Part of the Brevinematales bacterium genome is shown below.
GTAAAATAGAATAACTTAAACGGAGCATGTATGTTCTATACCGAAATTCTGGAATCGTTCTATAAAAACAAAGTCCGCTATTTACTTGTCGGCGGTCTTGCCCTGAATCTTCACGGCGTCCCGCGAACCACATTCGATATGGATATTATTATCCCATCGGATAAAGCTAGTAACGAGAGGCTGATTAACGCGATCAAGGAATTAAACTATGTCCCGAGGCTTCCGGTGGACCCGTTAAAAATAGCCGACCCGGAAACTTTAAACGACTGGATCGAAAATAAGAATATGAAGGCCTTCAGTTTCTATCATAAAACTGATAACGCGCGGGTGATCGATATCGTGCTGGTTCACCCTCTCGGTTTCGATGAGGCTGAAGCGAGGAAAAAAATATTTACCTTCCGGGGTATCGAAATCCCCGTCCTCTCCATCGACGATTTAATCGAGATGAAAATATTCAGCGGACGGCCGAAAGACCTGAGCGACGCGGAGATGCTGAAAGAAGCGAAAAAAATCTCGGGGGACGGCAATGAATAAGGGCTTCCGATACACGCTCGAACCCGGGGATATCAGGGCGTATATCAAGTTACCGGTCGAGGAAAAGCTCGAATGGCTCGAGGAGATGTTTGTCCTGACTACCGAGGCGCAGACCGGGAAGGAGAAACATGTCCGTGAATTTTTCCGCGCGGATGTCAGATAACCGTCCCGTCCGGGATGACCGCGTTCTTCGGGATGACCGTTATCCCGTCGACAATCGAATAATTCGACTCTTCCCTGAACCGGATATCCGCCTCGTTGACTATCCGAACATTTTTCCCTATCCGGCAGTTCATATCGATGATCGCGTTACGGATCACGCATCCCGTCCCGATACCCACCTCGGGAATCCCGCGTTCCTTATCCGCCCGGCGTTCGGAATCCGTCTCATAGTAATTCGCGCCCATCACGATACTCCGTTCGATTTTCACAAAGTCGCGGATGACGCTGCGGATACCGATCACGCTGTCGGCCGCCTCGCACCGTTCGAGGATAGCCCCGTCGCTCGCGATACAGTTCCTCAGCTTCGAGTCGACAATTTTCGCGGGCGGTAAAAACCGCGGGCGCGAGAAGTACGGGAACTCCGGGTCGTACAGGTTGAATTGCGGGATATCCCGCGTCAGCTCCATATTCGCCTCGTGGTAGGTGCGGATAGTCCCGATATCCTCCCAGTAGCCCTCGTGGACAAATCCCCCGACCTTGTACTTTTCCAGACAGTACGGGATGACCTCTCCGCCGAAATCGTTCATCTCCGGCCTGCCCCATAATACCTCGTTCAGCACATCCCAACGGAACAGGTAAATCCCCATCGACCCGTAGAACGGCTTCTTGTCCGCGCCGGGGATACGCCAATCCTCGATCCGTTCGGGCGACGACGGTTTCTCGCGGAACCCGGTGATATTATCGCCCGCGTCCATCCGCATCACGCCGAAACGGGAGATGTCCTCCTCGGGTATCGGGATAACCCCCATCGTGATATCGTCGCCGCGCTCGATATGCGCGGTAAACAGCCTGCGGTAGTCCATCCGGTAGAGCTGGTCGCCGCCGAGGATGAGCAGGTACTTCACGTCGCGGTACCCGGTGATATTCCGCAGCGCGCGGCGGACGGCGTCGGCGGTACCCTGCGAAAATCCCCCGGTCCCGTCGATGGTCTGTTCGGCCGCGAGGATGTCCACGAACCCGTTATGGAAAATGTCGAATTTATAGGTCTGCGCGATATGGGTGTTCAGCGACGCGGAGTTGAACTGCGTCATCACGAACACCCGGTTGATGCCGGAGTTGACGCAGTTGGAGATGGGGATATCGACGATGCGGAAGTTTCCGCCGAACGGGACGGCGGGCTTCGAACGCTCGCGGGTCAGCGGGTGCAGGCGCGTGCCCTTCCCCCCGCCGAGTATCACCCCCAGCACGTACTTCATCGGATAAGACGCGTCAGTCATTTCGGGCATACACTCCCCCTTGTTATATATAAAACATATTAAGTATATAAAAAGGTGAGTATACTATTTAACATCCGGAGCTTTTTCATCACTTCGAGA
Proteins encoded:
- a CDS encoding nucleotidyl transferase AbiEii/AbiGii toxin family protein; the encoded protein is MFYTEILESFYKNKVRYLLVGGLALNLHGVPRTTFDMDIIIPSDKASNERLINAIKELNYVPRLPVDPLKIADPETLNDWIENKNMKAFSFYHKTDNARVIDIVLVHPLGFDEAEARKKIFTFRGIEIPVLSIDDLIEMKIFSGRPKDLSDAEMLKEAKKISGDGNE
- a CDS encoding glucose-1-phosphate adenylyltransferase, coding for MKYVLGVILGGGKGTRLHPLTRERSKPAVPFGGNFRIVDIPISNCVNSGINRVFVMTQFNSASLNTHIAQTYKFDIFHNGFVDILAAEQTIDGTGGFSQGTADAVRRALRNITGYRDVKYLLILGGDQLYRMDYRRLFTAHIERGDDITMGVIPIPEEDISRFGVMRMDAGDNITGFREKPSSPERIEDWRIPGADKKPFYGSMGIYLFRWDVLNEVLWGRPEMNDFGGEVIPYCLEKYKVGGFVHEGYWEDIGTIRTYHEANMELTRDIPQFNLYDPEFPYFSRPRFLPPAKIVDSKLRNCIASDGAILERCEAADSVIGIRSVIRDFVKIERSIVMGANYYETDSERRADKERGIPEVGIGTGCVIRNAIIDMNCRIGKNVRIVNEADIRFREESNYSIVDGITVIPKNAVIPDGTVI